Proteins from a genomic interval of Paenibacillus sp. RC334:
- a CDS encoding NAD(P)H-dependent oxidoreductase, producing the protein MSNTSAKKQEILDAFLFRHATKEFDPDRIIPEEDFQFILETGRLSPSSVGFEPWRFVVVQNQALREKLAAVSSGGQKQIPAASHVVLILARKDVRYDSPYVEYMYKEIKGMSEEDFASLPGRYKIFQGENQRLLENERTLFDWASKQTYIALGNMMTAAAQIGIDSCPIEGFNYDQVHAILEEEGLLENGLLDISVIAAFGYRALEPKREKSRLPLEQITRWIL; encoded by the coding sequence ATGTCCAATACATCAGCTAAAAAACAGGAGATTCTGGATGCCTTTCTGTTCAGACATGCCACCAAGGAATTCGATCCTGATCGCATCATACCGGAGGAAGATTTTCAATTTATTCTCGAAACCGGACGACTTTCCCCAAGCTCTGTCGGTTTTGAGCCGTGGCGATTTGTGGTCGTACAAAATCAGGCATTGAGAGAAAAGCTGGCTGCGGTTTCAAGCGGGGGCCAAAAACAGATCCCTGCTGCCAGCCATGTTGTCCTGATTTTGGCACGCAAGGATGTTCGTTATGATTCCCCGTATGTGGAGTACATGTATAAAGAGATTAAAGGGATGTCCGAGGAAGACTTTGCCTCACTGCCGGGCCGATATAAAATCTTTCAGGGTGAAAATCAACGCCTGCTGGAAAACGAACGTACGTTATTCGACTGGGCTTCCAAGCAAACCTATATCGCCTTGGGCAATATGATGACGGCGGCGGCTCAGATCGGCATTGATTCCTGCCCGATTGAGGGATTTAACTACGATCAGGTGCATGCCATTTTGGAGGAAGAAGGACTGTTGGAGAACGGACTGCTGGATATTTCGGTCATCGCTGCCTTTGGTTATCGGGCCCTTGAACCCAAGCGGGAAAAATCCAGACTGCCGCTGGAACAGATCACACGCTGGATTCTGTAA
- a CDS encoding helix-turn-helix domain-containing protein — MTQEMENTVSVNFGCPVAKTVGVIGGKWKGVILYHLTTGPRRYNEIRRTLPNITQRMLTLQLRELERDGIVHREIYNENPPRVEYSLTPLGDTLRPLLDFMREWGIFYGQQTCEPVAANSKCGEPSC; from the coding sequence ATGACGCAAGAGATGGAAAATACAGTCAGCGTGAACTTTGGATGTCCGGTAGCGAAAACGGTAGGGGTTATAGGCGGAAAATGGAAGGGAGTCATTTTATATCATTTGACCACGGGACCGCGCCGGTATAACGAAATTCGACGGACCTTGCCCAATATTACGCAGCGTATGCTGACCTTGCAACTGCGTGAGCTGGAACGTGACGGTATCGTACACCGTGAAATCTATAACGAGAATCCGCCGCGTGTGGAATACTCGCTTACTCCGTTGGGGGATACGTTGAGGCCGTTGCTGGATTTTATGAGAGAATGGGGTATCTTCTATGGGCAACAGACCTGCGAGCCTGTGGCGGCAAATTCCAAGTGTGGGGAGCCTTCTTGTTGA
- a CDS encoding stalk domain-containing protein: protein MKIVNKALLSSAIFLSAAAGIYSPSAQAEAGQVSIVLDGYPLPFPVQPAMMNGTTMVPFRAISEALGITVKWDQASQSITATKSQGSATKQVVLKMSSRNATVDGQTVLLTAAPQTVRGSTMIPLGFFGQQFGATVNWNQGTRTVSITSPREPMYTVGFYALSSFDQKSKIPDFNAVAFGWSRIDANGQFTTSGKEYKWPQAADTVTPESIVQEADSQGTSPYLMVYSGDGNHELTKVLENAQLQEQTISQIVSTATDKQFKGITLDLEGLGWSGDKAKARSDYNAFIQKLSAKAHQAGLKLTVVLHPLNSSYSGYDYKTLGNLADDLIIMAYDYGQKATPEPLDKVDEAIRLALKETLRDKLILGISMGSEKDSTINAKIGLAKRYDLKGIAIWRLGIIGETAWTKMNESIEFK from the coding sequence ATGAAAATCGTAAATAAGGCTCTGTTATCCAGCGCCATCTTTCTGAGTGCCGCCGCAGGCATCTATAGCCCGTCTGCACAGGCAGAAGCGGGGCAGGTCAGCATTGTGCTGGACGGATATCCGTTACCGTTCCCCGTACAGCCCGCAATGATGAACGGCACGACCATGGTCCCTTTTCGTGCTATTTCTGAGGCTCTTGGCATTACGGTGAAATGGGATCAAGCCAGCCAAAGCATTACCGCTACAAAATCACAGGGCTCTGCAACCAAGCAGGTGGTGCTGAAAATGAGCAGCCGCAATGCGACAGTCGACGGGCAAACGGTGCTACTAACAGCCGCACCCCAAACCGTGCGTGGCAGCACAATGATTCCGTTAGGCTTCTTCGGGCAGCAGTTTGGAGCCACAGTCAACTGGAATCAGGGAACGCGGACTGTATCCATTACATCGCCGCGTGAGCCTATGTATACAGTGGGATTTTATGCGCTATCTTCCTTCGACCAAAAATCCAAAATACCGGATTTTAACGCGGTAGCCTTCGGCTGGAGCCGAATTGATGCGAACGGACAATTTACGACCAGCGGCAAGGAATACAAATGGCCTCAAGCAGCCGACACCGTGACACCAGAGTCCATTGTACAGGAGGCAGACAGTCAGGGGACTTCCCCTTACCTGATGGTCTATTCTGGAGACGGCAATCACGAGCTGACCAAAGTTTTGGAAAATGCACAGCTTCAGGAGCAAACTATTTCCCAAATCGTTAGCACCGCCACTGACAAGCAATTCAAGGGCATCACGCTGGATCTCGAGGGGCTGGGCTGGAGCGGAGATAAAGCCAAGGCGCGTTCAGACTACAACGCCTTCATCCAAAAGCTGTCCGCCAAAGCGCATCAGGCCGGACTCAAGCTCACTGTCGTCCTGCACCCGCTGAACAGCTCTTACTCAGGTTACGACTACAAGACACTGGGCAATCTGGCGGACGATTTGATCATTATGGCCTATGATTACGGACAAAAGGCAACGCCTGAGCCACTCGATAAAGTGGACGAAGCCATTCGACTGGCTTTGAAGGAAACTTTGCGGGACAAGCTGATTTTGGGGATCTCTATGGGTAGCGAAAAAGACAGCACCATCAACGCCAAGATCGGTTTGGCCAAACGCTATGACCTGAAAGGCATCGCCATCTGGCGGCTGGGCATCATCGGAGAAACCGCCTGGACGAAGATGAACGAATCTATCGAGTTCAAATAA